One window of Streptomyces sp. NBC_00273 genomic DNA carries:
- a CDS encoding DUF2397 family protein: protein MAEDWWSVLETGLFDVFTDDKQAGKQRLTGAVLAALLVASSRGPMWTLSDIRKLLAEVDYENAVSNEDLVEVLEVLKTHGYVTPSVDHSAAVECLSDGRRRREAWALTRQGRVVVAGIRDIARRLNRSLRLPPRLLDAVEQTLQALLQQYHEDAEMLDPTLDQIRAHLEQLQEAGGDFYSAVGSLAQGDVTDDTVFITSRRHILLALQHFARRTEQSLTQVRAAFDALDEVGTKNVVHRAIAGAGILDPAERQAWTADRERDLADLEAWFVPHGSVERLVNAAADAIHALLGAIDRRFYASARGSDVGEDFRQIARMLHAQPTEAGTQKVFAAAFGIWPARHPVETVEESLAPHHTADSAGRHTIKLVLRPHDRGARSTGAPRKVADLTEQRRAAEAANEAEIARTETIARALATPGVVPLTHFTGLSNAHAEVLVDLLEEALNSFDDTAGKGTAATVGAELTLWIGSPGHAVSVVLEEGELIAPDFRIRIRCTPPRDAEEAA from the coding sequence GTGGCCGAAGACTGGTGGAGCGTTCTGGAGACCGGCCTTTTCGATGTCTTCACCGACGACAAACAGGCTGGGAAACAACGCCTGACCGGCGCTGTTCTAGCGGCTCTGCTGGTGGCGAGCAGCCGCGGCCCGATGTGGACGCTGTCCGACATCAGGAAGCTGCTGGCCGAGGTGGACTACGAGAACGCGGTCAGCAATGAAGACCTTGTCGAAGTACTTGAGGTCCTCAAGACCCATGGGTACGTCACGCCGAGCGTTGACCACAGCGCAGCCGTGGAATGCCTCAGCGACGGACGCCGGCGCCGTGAAGCGTGGGCGCTCACACGACAGGGCCGGGTAGTTGTGGCTGGCATCCGGGACATCGCCCGCCGGCTGAACCGATCCTTGCGGCTTCCACCACGTCTGCTCGACGCCGTCGAGCAGACCCTGCAGGCCCTGCTGCAGCAGTACCACGAGGACGCTGAAATGTTGGACCCGACCCTGGACCAGATCCGCGCACACCTGGAACAACTACAGGAAGCAGGCGGGGACTTCTACAGTGCAGTCGGTTCCCTCGCACAGGGAGACGTCACCGATGACACTGTGTTCATCACCAGCCGCCGGCATATTCTCCTGGCCCTGCAGCATTTCGCACGCCGCACCGAACAGTCCCTCACCCAGGTCCGGGCGGCCTTCGACGCACTGGACGAGGTCGGCACCAAGAACGTCGTCCATCGCGCGATTGCCGGCGCCGGCATCCTCGACCCGGCCGAGCGACAAGCATGGACGGCCGACCGAGAGCGGGACCTAGCCGACCTCGAGGCATGGTTCGTACCCCACGGCTCGGTCGAGCGCTTGGTCAACGCCGCAGCGGACGCCATCCACGCCCTGCTGGGAGCCATCGACCGACGCTTCTACGCGAGTGCTCGGGGCAGCGACGTTGGCGAGGACTTCCGCCAGATCGCCCGGATGCTCCACGCACAGCCAACCGAGGCCGGCACGCAGAAGGTCTTCGCCGCAGCCTTCGGGATTTGGCCCGCTCGCCATCCCGTGGAAACCGTCGAAGAGTCTCTCGCCCCACATCACACCGCCGACAGCGCAGGCAGGCACACCATCAAGCTGGTCCTGCGGCCCCATGACCGAGGTGCGCGCTCCACTGGCGCACCCCGCAAAGTCGCCGATCTCACCGAGCAGCGGCGCGCGGCAGAAGCCGCCAACGAAGCCGAAATCGCGCGCACGGAAACGATCGCCAGAGCACTGGCCACGCCCGGCGTGGTCCCGCTGACCCACTTCACCGGGCTGAGCAATGCGCACGCCGAAGTCCTCGTGGACCTGCTTGAGGAAGCTCTCAACAGCTTCGACGACACGGCAGGCAAGGGGACAGCTGCGACGGTGGGAGCAGAGCTCACGCTGTGGATCGGCTCACCAGGACACGCGGTGAGCGTCGTGCTGGAAGAAGGAGAGCTCATCGCCCCCGACTTCCGCATCCGCATCCGATGCACCCCGCCGCGAGACGCAGAGGAAGCGGCATGA
- a CDS encoding DUF2398 family protein has translation MTTTHTALTGNQPPLSPEVEPVVAALLNHQILAEEADPEQFRLVCHHRHEITRWFSEYPGWRFHVERQAGIGRLYKRDSDPPAGRVPLLHRGKPSARTPVSPLVQVLTALICEQMWRVAQTTFNHLQRAVIQACGTEAPTGRLPRFQPVATTGQKQATAAAHRMAFIDALRLLESWHFLTFDQPLNALEQDTDADLAITARRERLALLIACPAPSLLPIDLDDPDSHVATLCPDQAPPHPDALPVDTARHHRHTALRAVLDNPGFAPDPATGPGAYLSSWSGREQALNVAAAAGLACTVRQDWWIIADPAGRTTDLAFPRSRTVEQQAALLLLQALTCRDDPMAWFGLHWATDVLAEHLRQRPWWARNYQGTGKTRNFATTAVHHLLSIGACTADPPPGIGWQPTPAIHLWQLSITDAPRPNPATEALEEHSRDE, from the coding sequence ATGACCACCACACACACCGCCCTAACCGGCAACCAACCACCGCTCAGCCCCGAAGTAGAGCCGGTCGTGGCAGCACTGCTGAACCACCAGATCCTGGCAGAGGAGGCCGACCCTGAACAGTTCCGCCTGGTCTGCCACCACCGGCACGAGATCACCCGCTGGTTCAGCGAGTACCCCGGCTGGCGGTTCCACGTCGAACGCCAGGCAGGCATCGGCCGCCTCTACAAACGCGACTCCGACCCCCCGGCCGGCCGCGTCCCTCTCCTGCACCGCGGAAAGCCCTCCGCCCGCACACCCGTCTCACCTCTCGTTCAGGTCCTGACCGCTTTGATCTGCGAGCAGATGTGGCGTGTCGCCCAGACCACCTTCAACCACCTCCAGCGCGCCGTCATCCAGGCATGCGGCACCGAAGCCCCAACCGGCCGGCTACCCCGATTCCAGCCGGTCGCGACCACAGGACAGAAGCAAGCCACTGCCGCAGCACACCGCATGGCATTCATCGACGCGCTGCGCCTTCTGGAGTCCTGGCACTTCCTCACCTTCGACCAGCCCTTGAACGCCCTTGAACAGGACACCGACGCAGACCTCGCCATCACCGCACGTCGTGAACGTCTCGCCCTGCTGATCGCTTGCCCAGCACCTTCGCTCCTCCCGATCGACCTAGACGACCCCGACAGCCACGTCGCCACCCTGTGCCCAGACCAGGCACCCCCGCACCCAGACGCACTCCCCGTCGACACGGCACGCCACCACCGCCACACGGCACTGCGCGCCGTGCTGGACAATCCCGGCTTCGCGCCCGACCCTGCCACCGGGCCAGGCGCCTATCTCTCCTCCTGGAGCGGCCGCGAGCAGGCTCTGAATGTTGCCGCGGCCGCCGGTCTCGCCTGCACGGTCCGCCAGGACTGGTGGATCATCGCCGACCCGGCCGGCCGCACCACAGACCTGGCCTTCCCCCGTAGCCGCACCGTCGAGCAGCAAGCGGCTCTGCTCCTGCTCCAGGCCCTGACATGCCGGGACGACCCCATGGCTTGGTTCGGCCTCCACTGGGCCACTGACGTACTGGCCGAGCACCTCAGACAGCGGCCGTGGTGGGCCCGCAACTACCAAGGCACAGGCAAGACCAGAAACTTTGCCACCACCGCGGTACACCACCTGCTCTCCATCGGCGCCTGCACCGCCGACCCGCCGCCCGGCATCGGCTGGCAGCCCACACCCGCCATCCACCTCTGGCAACTCAGCATCACTGACGCTCCCCGCCCGAACCCGGCCACCGAAGCCCTTGAGGAACACAGCCGAGATGAGTGA
- a CDS encoding SbcC/MukB-like Walker B domain-containing protein: MSDTPRHRHLADAAGPFTDVPTLDPHPTARGRWQPTRAGAVNSWLWTNEQFAYANGSLALVGMNGSGKSLTSAVLFPTFIDGNVTAKNLSAAAEAAGTLTAIHTLGRPGPPKSGTWWQEYGRTDPDGQHTGTRWLTAGLWLHSGGGQRNSLDRAWFLVPARVHAQLILERDGMPVTITDLAAQLAAFDGLLFTSSPRLEQQCRDHPSVLRKEEDYPETVRELMYQPLDGTQTDALATVLRALRSVQAGDKISPRIMEETLTSALPALETRRVQSLAEALSKAEQLQGHLKAAHTERGILSDIRGSYRRYLAAAATTTATAYETVHTLHADTVTARAQALRAETDAKQRQDEATAALQEDEERAELLRDTVRSLENRIAEHPGTNLADLSHQAQECEDRATDSLQYAEQAGANCQERLAQSAADQQTADRALAAWAKTTHDLGALARDLGAAAFHEPLARALGGTRQHPDSADNGTAVAAREQAAAWGQAQSQAAERVQAALDHFTHEQDKHSTAQETYENKRQHAEAADARAQDATDALEQAEEVTRAALSHYSTHLKRLPALPDDLYNVTPLDPAAICTWVSDQAADALTKLGVRACQERADARSQAADEASERAAAASELAANAAQQAMSIADGLSDKADALTDTPSSLRDLVHAARQAARIASPRPNSTTHTQPGEQEEHLLDTLVETAHSDLSRRRLLIQQAARDLTDAARAQDRASTTRTQAQLAQALADTAEATAHDARSSADQEAHTWARHVHEWAHNLKVLDPASLRLPDLAGVPLDLNAAHHLAQDAATAHRSAVEVLSGRLAEAELRLNADRASLENLDEKIRHAQQGSTPPTPPDWRDSRHGRAGTPLWEAVEFAQHLQPDEASQLEGALLAAGLLDAWISPTGELAAGDTTLALTPEHQGPSLADVLVPDSHTPVDPALVRRLLAGIRLLQPGERPLPGQAAVCVDGTAYIGPLTATSPATWDACHIGAAARERARQQLLTDLNEKRHHAATVLSASRTLVDTLKHDLINADREQASPDPTPWRSAEEAASNSVFEANAKNSAAIDAARTAAAAEEDRQSTSRTAQQTCAKASLTMSQQAAEAALTLCTELTGQITTTTVATKSAITTTRTLHAANEHAAKAQAEAVQAHHALNQARQAAHETEEDQRNLPNELNLVRPAQEAADRAHRRAQETAKEATSAEEALGRQTHLLSGSASRLHAQAHNAFAQLPVEPEALGRYRSRLQTLVASLSGWGDAALRAQFTAQTAADSLRHAAAAQAQADRLRRRANDDQRAADRARHRHDEEVRQHQRPYQQLSVELEQRLKEQSDLHTHLAARRNADHQARLDHSRKGDESQSCATRLAAATQDRAAALTQLQALFDHGLIAELPDNESLHRPEQPGEALDIARAVLEQRGLGNAPTRAQASTAESEARTQLDRRIRYNLNRLLEINRHVVSEDIPGTTWRRITVTHLGHASETGTAQPHIQPLSAILDSLTHTITKLENDFSEQVQNEVKGVVFSELRRDINTRIHTAQGIVDDITRTLDGVRTGVANVGIRLQWLPKKDPVAAKALQLIQAADLTGNFDRMYDFFIEQLKNEEANYPTWAKRVEHVFNYRNWFTWEIALTHNDFRDDPSSDTEVFRTLTTRNNPLASLSGGEKRLVTMLPLLAAAHAFYATEDYEGPHMVFIDELDAALDSNNLRKLLELLRTWDLDAVVTLPSMRPLLVAETQSIGIHRIHKTRTARYTIPSIWTGAGTPHTTRICASVPTPRTHDQSETEGSV, encoded by the coding sequence ATGAGTGACACCCCCCGCCACCGCCACCTCGCCGACGCGGCGGGACCCTTCACCGACGTACCGACCCTCGACCCGCATCCCACCGCCCGCGGGCGGTGGCAGCCCACCCGGGCCGGAGCGGTCAATTCATGGCTCTGGACCAACGAGCAGTTCGCCTACGCCAACGGCAGCCTCGCCTTGGTCGGCATGAACGGCTCCGGGAAATCCCTAACCAGCGCCGTGCTGTTCCCGACCTTCATCGACGGCAACGTCACCGCCAAGAACCTCTCTGCGGCAGCAGAGGCCGCAGGAACACTGACCGCCATCCACACTCTCGGCAGGCCAGGACCACCCAAGAGCGGCACCTGGTGGCAGGAGTACGGACGAACCGACCCCGACGGCCAGCACACCGGCACACGATGGCTCACAGCCGGCCTGTGGCTGCACAGCGGGGGAGGCCAGCGCAACTCCCTGGACCGGGCCTGGTTCCTCGTCCCCGCCCGAGTCCACGCTCAGCTCATCCTCGAACGGGACGGCATGCCCGTCACCATCACCGACCTCGCCGCCCAGCTGGCGGCATTCGACGGCCTGCTGTTCACTTCATCGCCCCGCCTGGAACAACAATGCCGGGACCACCCCTCCGTGCTGCGCAAGGAAGAGGACTATCCGGAGACAGTTCGAGAGCTGATGTACCAGCCGCTGGACGGCACACAGACCGACGCCCTCGCCACAGTGCTGCGCGCCCTGCGCAGCGTTCAGGCGGGAGACAAGATCAGTCCTCGGATCATGGAGGAGACCCTCACCTCCGCGCTGCCCGCCCTCGAGACCCGCCGCGTCCAAAGCCTTGCCGAAGCTCTGAGTAAGGCCGAACAGCTGCAGGGCCATCTGAAAGCCGCACACACCGAGCGGGGCATCCTGTCCGACATCCGAGGGAGCTACCGCCGCTACCTCGCCGCTGCCGCCACCACGACGGCCACCGCATACGAGACCGTTCACACCTTGCACGCCGACACCGTCACCGCCCGCGCCCAGGCGCTGCGCGCAGAGACTGACGCGAAACAGCGGCAAGACGAGGCTACCGCAGCCCTTCAGGAGGACGAGGAGCGAGCAGAACTCCTACGTGACACGGTCCGCAGCCTTGAGAATCGAATCGCCGAGCATCCCGGAACGAACCTGGCAGACCTCAGCCACCAGGCCCAGGAGTGTGAAGACCGGGCTACCGACAGCCTGCAGTACGCCGAACAAGCAGGGGCCAACTGCCAAGAGCGCCTGGCACAAAGCGCGGCCGACCAGCAGACGGCCGACCGAGCCCTGGCGGCCTGGGCCAAGACGACACATGACCTAGGCGCACTCGCTCGGGACCTGGGTGCAGCAGCGTTTCACGAGCCGCTGGCCAGGGCCCTCGGCGGCACCCGGCAGCACCCGGATTCTGCCGACAACGGAACCGCCGTAGCCGCCCGCGAGCAAGCAGCCGCCTGGGGCCAGGCACAGTCCCAGGCAGCTGAACGTGTCCAGGCAGCGCTGGACCACTTCACGCATGAGCAGGACAAGCACAGCACCGCTCAAGAAACCTACGAGAACAAGCGGCAGCACGCCGAAGCAGCAGACGCACGCGCACAGGATGCGACCGACGCACTTGAACAAGCCGAAGAGGTCACCCGCGCCGCTCTATCGCACTACAGCACCCACCTCAAGCGACTTCCGGCGCTCCCAGACGACCTGTACAATGTGACCCCGCTCGACCCAGCCGCCATCTGTACCTGGGTCAGTGACCAGGCCGCCGACGCACTCACGAAGCTCGGCGTCAGGGCCTGCCAGGAACGAGCAGATGCCCGATCCCAGGCCGCAGATGAAGCATCCGAGCGTGCCGCGGCAGCAAGCGAGCTCGCCGCCAACGCAGCCCAGCAAGCCATGTCCATCGCAGACGGCCTGAGCGACAAAGCCGACGCGTTGACTGATACGCCCAGCTCCCTGCGCGACCTCGTACACGCCGCCCGCCAGGCTGCCCGCATCGCATCTCCCCGCCCCAACTCGACGACACATACGCAGCCCGGCGAGCAAGAGGAGCATCTCCTCGACACCCTTGTGGAGACTGCTCACAGCGACCTCAGTCGCCGTCGGCTTTTGATCCAGCAAGCCGCCCGCGACCTCACCGACGCCGCACGCGCCCAGGACCGGGCGTCCACCACACGCACCCAGGCCCAGCTGGCACAAGCCCTTGCAGACACTGCAGAAGCGACAGCCCACGACGCACGAAGCAGCGCGGACCAGGAAGCACACACCTGGGCACGCCATGTTCACGAATGGGCCCACAACCTGAAGGTTCTCGACCCAGCCAGCCTGCGCCTCCCGGACCTCGCGGGCGTTCCCCTTGACCTCAACGCGGCGCACCATCTCGCCCAGGACGCCGCGACAGCTCACCGCAGCGCCGTGGAGGTCCTCTCCGGCCGCCTCGCCGAAGCAGAACTGCGCCTCAACGCAGACCGCGCATCCCTGGAAAACCTTGACGAGAAGATCCGCCACGCCCAGCAGGGCAGCACACCTCCCACCCCACCGGACTGGAGGGACTCCCGACACGGCCGGGCCGGGACGCCCCTATGGGAGGCCGTCGAATTCGCCCAGCACCTCCAGCCCGACGAAGCCAGCCAACTCGAAGGAGCACTGCTCGCAGCCGGCCTCCTGGACGCCTGGATCTCGCCCACGGGCGAACTGGCAGCCGGTGACACCACGCTCGCCCTCACCCCCGAGCACCAAGGACCGTCCCTGGCCGACGTCCTCGTGCCCGACTCCCACACCCCGGTAGACCCGGCACTGGTCCGCCGGCTCCTGGCCGGGATCCGCCTCCTGCAGCCCGGCGAACGACCTCTACCCGGGCAGGCAGCTGTCTGTGTGGACGGCACCGCATACATCGGCCCCTTGACCGCCACGTCCCCCGCCACCTGGGACGCCTGTCACATCGGTGCCGCAGCCCGCGAACGCGCTCGTCAGCAACTCCTCACAGACCTGAACGAGAAGCGCCACCACGCGGCGACGGTACTCTCCGCTTCCCGCACGCTTGTTGACACCCTCAAGCACGACCTGATCAACGCCGACCGCGAACAGGCCAGCCCCGACCCGACACCATGGCGCAGCGCTGAAGAAGCCGCTTCCAACTCCGTCTTCGAAGCCAATGCCAAGAACTCCGCCGCCATCGACGCGGCACGAACCGCCGCCGCCGCGGAGGAGGACCGGCAATCCACGTCCCGCACCGCACAGCAGACTTGCGCCAAAGCAAGCCTCACCATGAGCCAGCAGGCCGCGGAAGCCGCCCTGACACTGTGCACCGAGCTGACCGGACAGATCACCACCACGACAGTCGCCACAAAGTCCGCGATCACAACCACCCGCACACTGCACGCAGCCAACGAGCACGCAGCCAAGGCCCAGGCCGAGGCCGTCCAAGCACACCACGCGCTCAACCAGGCACGTCAGGCCGCACACGAAACGGAAGAAGATCAGAGAAACCTCCCGAACGAACTCAACCTCGTACGCCCAGCCCAGGAAGCGGCTGATCGAGCGCACCGGCGTGCACAAGAGACAGCGAAGGAAGCCACCTCAGCCGAGGAAGCACTCGGCCGGCAGACACACCTGCTCAGTGGATCAGCATCCCGCCTGCACGCCCAGGCACACAACGCCTTCGCCCAGCTCCCGGTAGAACCAGAAGCCCTGGGGCGCTACCGCAGCCGCCTACAAACGCTCGTCGCTTCCCTCAGCGGTTGGGGCGATGCCGCCCTGCGCGCGCAGTTCACAGCCCAGACCGCCGCAGACAGCCTCCGCCACGCAGCCGCCGCCCAAGCGCAGGCGGACCGCCTTCGCCGGCGCGCCAACGACGATCAACGCGCCGCCGACCGCGCGCGCCACCGCCATGACGAGGAGGTACGCCAGCATCAGCGCCCATACCAGCAGCTCTCCGTCGAACTCGAACAACGCCTCAAAGAACAGAGCGACCTTCACACCCACCTTGCCGCGCGCCGCAATGCTGATCACCAGGCCCGCCTTGACCACTCGCGCAAGGGTGATGAGTCTCAGTCCTGCGCTACGCGTCTCGCGGCCGCGACACAGGACCGAGCAGCGGCCCTAACTCAACTGCAAGCCTTGTTTGACCACGGCCTGATCGCTGAACTCCCAGACAATGAAAGCCTCCACCGACCCGAACAACCCGGAGAGGCACTCGACATCGCCCGGGCCGTCCTAGAGCAACGAGGCCTTGGCAACGCGCCGACCCGCGCACAGGCAAGCACAGCCGAGAGCGAAGCCAGAACACAACTCGACCGCCGCATCCGCTACAACCTCAACCGACTCCTGGAAATCAACCGGCACGTCGTCTCCGAGGACATCCCCGGCACCACCTGGCGGCGCATCACCGTCACCCACCTCGGCCACGCAAGCGAAACCGGCACCGCTCAACCCCACATCCAGCCGCTCAGCGCCATTCTGGACAGCCTCACACACACCATCACCAAGCTGGAAAACGACTTCAGCGAACAAGTGCAGAACGAAGTCAAGGGCGTCGTCTTCTCCGAGCTCCGCAGAGACATCAACACCCGCATCCACACGGCCCAAGGCATCGTCGACGACATCACCAGAACCCTCGACGGCGTCCGGACAGGCGTAGCCAACGTCGGAATCCGTCTCCAGTGGCTGCCCAAGAAAGACCCTGTCGCTGCCAAAGCACTCCAACTCATCCAGGCAGCCGACCTCACCGGCAACTTCGATCGCATGTACGACTTCTTCATCGAGCAGCTGAAGAACGAAGAAGCAAACTACCCCACATGGGCCAAACGAGTAGAACATGTCTTCAACTACCGCAACTGGTTCACATGGGAGATCGCACTCACCCACAACGACTTCCGGGACGACCCCAGCAGCGACACGGAGGTCTTCCGCACGCTGACCACCCGCAACAACCCCCTCGCCAGCCTCTCCGGAGGGGAGAAGAGACTGGTCACCATGCTGCCGCTGCTCGCAGCGGCACACG